The Blastomonas fulva genome contains a region encoding:
- a CDS encoding phosphoenolpyruvate carboxykinase has translation MANKSKVSLADQGFTATDNQKWNLGTEALVEEALRNGEGSLAKGGALVVATGKHTGRSATDKFIVRDAETENSVWWGKTNVAMTPENFAALKADFLAALAEKPKLYVQDLFGGSQSEYRVNVRVINEFAWHSQFIRTLLVRPTADQLADFAPEYTIIDLPSFRADPARHGTRSETVIAVNLTEKLILIGGTAYAGEMKKSVFGILNYLLPTKGVMPMHCSANISPEGETAVFFGLSGTGKTTLSADASRTLIGDDEHGWSDTAVFNFEGGCYAKMINLSPEAEPEIYATTQRFGTVLENVVMDADTRTLDFADNTLAENSRGSYPIDFIPNTSAENLGPVPKNIIFLTADAYGVLPPIARLTAEQAMYHFLSGYTARVAGTEIGVTEPSATFSTCFGAPFMPRHPSVYGNLLKERIAKGNVTCWLVNTGWTGGKYGVGNRMPIKATRALLNAALDGSLNSTEFRKDPNFGFEVPVSVPGVDTAILDPRGTWADKADYDATAQKLVGQFIDNFAQFEDHVDEGVRSAAPVRQSVAA, from the coding sequence GTGGCTAACAAATCCAAAGTTTCGCTTGCCGATCAGGGCTTTACCGCAACCGATAACCAGAAATGGAACCTCGGCACCGAAGCGCTGGTCGAAGAAGCCCTGCGCAATGGCGAAGGTTCGCTCGCCAAGGGCGGAGCGCTGGTCGTCGCGACCGGCAAGCACACTGGCCGCAGCGCCACCGACAAGTTCATCGTCCGGGATGCCGAGACCGAAAACTCGGTCTGGTGGGGCAAGACCAACGTAGCGATGACGCCCGAGAATTTCGCCGCGCTGAAGGCCGATTTCCTGGCCGCGCTCGCCGAGAAGCCCAAGCTGTACGTGCAGGACCTGTTCGGCGGATCGCAGAGCGAGTACCGCGTCAACGTTCGCGTGATCAACGAATTCGCCTGGCACAGCCAGTTCATCCGCACGCTGCTGGTCCGCCCCACCGCCGACCAGCTCGCTGATTTCGCGCCCGAATACACGATCATCGATCTGCCCAGCTTCCGCGCCGATCCGGCCAGGCATGGCACGCGCAGCGAAACCGTGATCGCGGTCAACCTCACCGAAAAGCTGATCCTGATCGGCGGCACCGCTTATGCCGGCGAGATGAAGAAGTCGGTGTTCGGCATCCTCAACTATCTGCTGCCCACCAAGGGCGTGATGCCGATGCACTGCTCGGCCAACATCAGCCCCGAGGGCGAAACCGCCGTGTTCTTCGGCCTGTCGGGCACCGGCAAGACCACGCTGTCGGCTGACGCCAGCCGTACGCTGATCGGCGATGACGAGCATGGCTGGTCGGACACCGCGGTGTTCAACTTCGAAGGCGGTTGCTACGCCAAGATGATCAACCTCTCGCCCGAGGCCGAGCCCGAGATCTACGCCACCACCCAGCGTTTCGGCACCGTGCTCGAGAACGTGGTGATGGATGCGGACACCCGAACGCTCGATTTCGCCGACAACACGCTCGCGGAAAACAGCCGCGGTTCGTACCCGATTGACTTCATCCCCAACACCTCGGCCGAAAACCTGGGTCCGGTGCCGAAGAACATCATCTTCCTCACCGCCGATGCCTATGGCGTGCTGCCTCCGATCGCGCGGCTGACCGCAGAGCAAGCAATGTATCACTTCCTTTCGGGCTACACCGCGCGCGTCGCGGGCACCGAAATCGGCGTGACCGAGCCTTCGGCGACGTTCTCGACCTGCTTCGGTGCGCCGTTCATGCCGCGCCATCCCTCGGTGTACGGCAACCTGCTCAAGGAGCGCATCGCGAAGGGCAACGTCACCTGCTGGCTGGTCAACACCGGCTGGACCGGCGGCAAGTACGGCGTGGGCAACCGCATGCCGATCAAGGCAACGCGGGCCCTGCTCAATGCCGCACTCGACGGCAGCCTCAACAGCACCGAATTCCGCAAGGATCCGAACTTCGGCTTCGAGGTTCCGGTGAGCGTTCCCGGCGTCGACACTGCGATCCTCGATCCGCGCGGCACCTGGGCCGACAAGGCGGACTATGACGCCACCGCGCAAAAGCTGGTCGGCCAGTTCATCGACAACTTCGCTCAATTCGAAGACCATGTCGATGAAGGCGTTCGCAGCGCCGCTCCTGTCCGGCAGTCCGTCGCTGCCTGA
- a CDS encoding outer membrane protein assembly factor BamB family protein, which produces MILALSATVAGCGVLGGKDKPKITPTVGNRTAILTRAESGAEVDKDLAGVSVILPAAVTNANWNQPGGSATKAIGHLSIGETITRAWSAKIAGSSLRVRLAAAPVVYGGRLYAVDTDGMVHAFDTATGAKVWQVALEARDDGSASVFGGGVSADATRVYATNGVGEVAALNSADGSQIWRVKPAGPLRGAPTLAFGSVYVMTQDNQLVSLNQADGSIAWQQGGSLGQAGVFGVAAPAAGQGTVVAGFSSGELIAYRYENGRNLWSDALARTSISTSVSSLTDIDADPIIDRGRVYAVGEGGRMAAYELVTGQRIWELNIAGISTPVIAGEWLFVLTDDARILCIARATGKVRWSTQLQQYRKEKKKEGQVHWNGPVLAGGRLFTVDTLGEIGVVNPSDGSFSVLFDVKEKVSLPPIVADNTLYVLDDGGTITAFR; this is translated from the coding sequence ATGATTCTCGCGCTGTCGGCTACTGTCGCCGGGTGCGGTGTGCTGGGCGGCAAGGACAAGCCCAAGATCACGCCGACCGTTGGCAACCGCACCGCGATCCTCACCCGCGCGGAAAGCGGCGCGGAAGTTGACAAGGACCTTGCAGGCGTTTCGGTGATCCTGCCTGCGGCCGTCACCAACGCCAACTGGAACCAGCCCGGCGGCAGCGCGACCAAGGCGATCGGCCATCTGTCGATCGGCGAGACGATCACGCGCGCCTGGTCGGCCAAGATCGCAGGCTCCAGCCTGCGCGTCCGGCTGGCGGCGGCTCCCGTGGTCTATGGCGGACGGCTGTATGCGGTCGATACCGATGGCATGGTCCACGCCTTCGATACCGCCACCGGTGCCAAGGTCTGGCAGGTTGCACTCGAAGCGCGTGATGACGGTTCGGCCTCGGTGTTCGGCGGCGGCGTCAGCGCCGATGCGACCCGTGTCTATGCCACCAACGGCGTGGGCGAGGTCGCTGCGCTCAATTCCGCCGATGGCTCGCAGATCTGGCGGGTGAAGCCTGCTGGCCCCCTGCGCGGCGCACCGACGCTGGCGTTCGGTTCGGTCTATGTGATGACCCAGGACAACCAGCTGGTCTCGCTCAACCAGGCAGATGGCTCCATCGCCTGGCAGCAGGGCGGATCGCTGGGCCAGGCCGGCGTGTTCGGCGTTGCCGCTCCCGCGGCAGGCCAAGGCACCGTGGTCGCGGGTTTCTCGAGCGGCGAGCTCATCGCCTATCGCTATGAAAACGGCCGCAACCTGTGGTCCGATGCGCTTGCGCGCACCAGCATCTCGACCTCGGTGTCGTCGCTGACCGATATCGATGCCGACCCGATCATCGATCGCGGCCGCGTCTATGCGGTGGGTGAGGGCGGCCGCATGGCGGCGTACGAACTCGTTACCGGACAGCGCATCTGGGAACTCAACATCGCAGGCATTTCGACCCCGGTGATCGCGGGCGAATGGCTGTTCGTGCTGACCGACGATGCGCGCATCCTGTGCATCGCGCGTGCCACCGGCAAGGTGCGCTGGTCGACCCAACTGCAGCAGTATCGCAAGGAAAAGAAGAAGGAAGGCCAGGTACACTGGAACGGCCCCGTGCTGGCCGGCGGACGTCTTTTCACCGTCGATACGCTGGGCGAAATCGGTGTGGTCAATCCTTCTGACGGCAGCTTCAGCGTATTGTTCGACGTGAAGGAAAAGGTCTCGCTGCCTCCGATCGTCGCGGACAACACGCTGTACGTCCTGGACGATGGCGGAACGATCACCGCGTTCCGCTGA
- a CDS encoding DUF695 domain-containing protein, translating into MKSSENWNFYALRVDGSPASNCVDIGVADAAPVPGFGTLSFLSVKMNMPRPDGLSSNEEFETLSQIESTLQAFVDPSPSLRYVGRSTHDGGRDFFFYSKGDELGAVAEHMVAAWPGYEFSHGSQPDPDWGVYWRFLYPSAEDFQRMGNRDVLEQLRIHGDDHAVPREIDHYAVFEAGGDVEGFMAALPDTLVGEALVNEDADGTTTVAFKTFGCPAEIDDLTIDLFRAAKDHGGDYDGWGCVAVPSQCN; encoded by the coding sequence GTGAAGTCATCCGAAAACTGGAATTTCTATGCACTGCGCGTAGACGGCAGCCCGGCATCGAACTGCGTTGATATTGGTGTGGCTGATGCGGCGCCTGTTCCAGGCTTCGGCACGCTGTCCTTCTTGAGTGTGAAGATGAACATGCCTCGGCCTGATGGACTATCAAGCAACGAGGAATTTGAGACCCTTAGTCAGATTGAGAGCACCCTGCAGGCGTTTGTAGATCCAAGTCCAAGCCTTAGGTATGTTGGGCGTTCCACCCATGATGGCGGGCGGGACTTTTTCTTCTACAGCAAGGGTGACGAATTGGGGGCCGTTGCGGAGCATATGGTTGCGGCTTGGCCCGGCTATGAATTTTCGCATGGATCCCAACCCGACCCTGATTGGGGTGTGTACTGGCGCTTCCTGTATCCTTCCGCCGAAGACTTTCAACGTATGGGGAACCGCGACGTTCTGGAGCAACTTCGCATACATGGAGACGATCATGCCGTGCCGCGCGAGATCGATCATTATGCCGTTTTTGAAGCCGGTGGTGACGTCGAGGGCTTTATGGCTGCGTTGCCAGACACGTTGGTCGGTGAAGCCTTGGTTAATGAGGACGCTGACGGAACGACTACCGTAGCGTTCAAGACTTTCGGTTGCCCCGCGGAGATTGACGACCTGACAATTGATCTGTTCAGGGCTGCCAAGGATCATGGTGGTGATTACGATGGCTGGGGCTGCGTTGCCGTACCATCGCAGTGTAATTGA
- the der gene encoding ribosome biogenesis GTPase Der has product MLPEIVIIGRPNVGKSTLFNRLVGKKLALVDDQPGVTRDRRLGKAELLGLHFQIVDTAGYEDEDPETLPGRMRRQTEQAVATARAALFVFDARAGITPLDEEIARWLRTTKTPIILMGNKAEGRAADGGLMESYSLGLGEPIAFSAEHGVGLAELFDALRPLIEDWDEGGDDDTQLPAVNIDAESVDENALEAAPLQLAIVGRPNAGKSTLINTILGEDRLITGPEAGITRDSIAIDWTWNPADGAPSRPVRLIDTAGMRKKAKVVDKLEKLSVADARRAIDYAEVVVLLLDATRGLELQELKIADNVIKEGRALIIAINKWDVAQDASSLFNGIKAALDEGLAQLKGVPVLTISGITGKGIDTLIKVAFETRTAWSRRVSTGKLNRWFEMAIETNPPPAPGGKRIKLRYMTQAKVRPPGFIIFGTRVEELPESYSRYLINSLRRDLDFGAVPVRLTYRAPKNPFAKD; this is encoded by the coding sequence ATGTTACCTGAAATCGTCATCATCGGCCGACCCAATGTCGGCAAATCCACTTTGTTCAACCGCCTGGTGGGCAAGAAGCTGGCGCTGGTCGATGACCAGCCCGGTGTCACGCGCGACCGGCGTCTGGGCAAGGCGGAGCTGCTCGGCCTGCACTTCCAGATCGTCGATACCGCAGGCTATGAGGACGAGGACCCCGAAACGCTCCCCGGTCGCATGCGCCGCCAGACCGAGCAGGCGGTCGCGACCGCCCGCGCGGCGCTGTTCGTGTTCGATGCCCGCGCCGGCATCACCCCGCTGGACGAGGAAATCGCGCGCTGGCTGCGCACCACCAAGACCCCGATCATCCTGATGGGCAACAAGGCCGAGGGCCGCGCTGCCGATGGCGGGCTGATGGAATCCTATTCGCTGGGCCTGGGCGAGCCGATCGCGTTCAGCGCCGAGCACGGCGTGGGGCTTGCCGAGCTTTTCGACGCGCTGCGCCCGCTGATCGAGGACTGGGACGAGGGCGGGGATGACGACACGCAGCTGCCCGCGGTCAACATCGATGCCGAATCGGTGGACGAGAACGCGCTGGAGGCTGCACCGCTGCAGCTCGCTATCGTCGGTCGCCCCAATGCAGGCAAATCCACGCTGATCAACACCATCCTCGGCGAGGACCGGCTGATCACCGGGCCCGAGGCCGGTATCACCCGCGATTCGATCGCGATCGACTGGACCTGGAACCCCGCCGACGGCGCGCCCTCGCGCCCCGTGCGGCTGATCGATACCGCCGGCATGCGCAAGAAGGCCAAGGTGGTCGACAAGCTCGAAAAGCTCTCGGTCGCCGATGCGCGCCGTGCGATCGATTATGCCGAGGTCGTGGTGCTGCTGCTCGATGCGACCCGCGGGCTGGAACTGCAGGAGCTCAAGATCGCCGACAACGTGATCAAGGAAGGCCGCGCGCTGATCATCGCGATCAACAAATGGGATGTGGCGCAGGACGCCTCGAGCCTGTTCAACGGCATCAAGGCCGCGCTCGACGAAGGTCTGGCGCAGCTCAAGGGCGTGCCGGTGCTCACCATATCGGGAATCACCGGCAAGGGCATCGACACGCTGATCAAGGTCGCGTTCGAAACGCGCACCGCGTGGTCGCGCCGCGTCTCCACCGGCAAGCTCAACCGCTGGTTCGAAATGGCGATCGAGACCAACCCGCCTCCTGCGCCCGGCGGCAAGCGGATCAAGCTGCGCTACATGACGCAGGCCAAGGTCCGCCCGCCCGGTTTCATCATCTTTGGCACCCGGGTGGAGGAGCTGCCCGAGAGCTATTCGCGCTATCTGATCAACAGCCTGCGGCGTGACCTGGACTTTGGCGCGGTTCCGGTGCGGCTGACCTATCGCGCGCCCAAGAACCCGTTCGCCAAGGACTGA
- the def gene encoding peptide deformylase — MAILPILEVPDPRLKSVSTPVETFDEDLRTLVADMFETMYDAPGIGLAAIQVGVPKRVLVIDLQHEGEDGELVKTPRVFINPEILDPSDEHTLYNEGCLSVPDQYAEVERPSTIRARWQDLDGKVHEEAMDGLMATCLQHEMDHLEGILFIDHLSRLKRQMVLKKLEKLRKAA, encoded by the coding sequence ATGGCTATCCTCCCTATTCTTGAAGTGCCCGATCCGCGGTTGAAGTCCGTCTCCACACCCGTCGAGACGTTCGACGAAGACCTGCGCACGCTCGTCGCCGACATGTTCGAAACGATGTACGACGCGCCCGGCATCGGGCTGGCCGCGATCCAGGTCGGCGTACCCAAGCGCGTGCTGGTGATCGATCTGCAGCACGAGGGCGAAGACGGCGAGCTGGTCAAGACCCCGCGGGTGTTCATCAACCCCGAAATCCTCGATCCCTCGGACGAGCACACGCTCTACAACGAGGGCTGCCTGTCGGTCCCAGATCAGTATGCCGAGGTCGAGCGTCCCTCGACGATCCGCGCCCGCTGGCAGGATCTGGACGGCAAGGTGCATGAAGAGGCGATGGACGGGCTGATGGCGACTTGCCTGCAGCACGAGATGGACCACCTCGAAGGCATCCTCTTCATCGACCACCTCTCGCGCCTCAAGCGCCAGATGGTGCTGAAAAAGCTCGAGAAGCTGCGCAAGGCTGCTTGA
- the rmuC gene encoding DNA recombination protein RmuC: MDPVVAVLIVVALIIGLAIGWWLGGRPLADARAEREEAQGALKELQERFNAAIRDLAGASERAKLADDLSLRLEAVRTDHAALSGQLAAAAERARQADELAAKLDTLRADHAAAARELATMKADAANHEKQVRMLVEAREQLSQQFGEVGNKLLGEAQEAFLRRANERFAQSEEKNEEKIRTLLAPVGERLKTYEEQVQKIEATRSEAYGDLKGLMDQMRAGQQQVRDETARLVNSLRNAPKARGRWGEQQLKNVLESCGLSQHTDFMMEVSVESEDGRLRPDAVIRIPGGRTLIVDAKVSLNDYQDAFEAEDDLVKSTAMARHFQSMKNHVNALGGKAYQTQFGDAPDYVIMFVPGEHFLSAAMEHDSTLWDFAFGKKVLIATPTNLVAIARTVASVWQQEALAANAREIAELGKEMYDRLAVSAEHLKRVGSGLSSAVGHYNKFVGSFERNVLSTGRKFAALNIETGKRELETIDEIEALPRYGDATLIEAGEGVKDAAE, encoded by the coding sequence ATGGACCCCGTGGTCGCCGTCCTTATCGTTGTCGCCCTGATCATCGGGCTCGCCATTGGCTGGTGGCTGGGCGGCAGGCCACTCGCCGATGCGCGCGCCGAGCGCGAGGAGGCGCAAGGCGCGCTCAAGGAGCTGCAGGAGCGGTTCAACGCCGCGATCCGCGATCTGGCAGGCGCGAGCGAGCGGGCGAAGCTGGCCGACGACCTGTCGCTGCGGCTGGAAGCCGTGCGCACCGACCATGCCGCGCTTTCGGGCCAGCTCGCCGCCGCTGCCGAGCGTGCACGCCAGGCCGACGAGCTGGCAGCAAAGCTCGACACCCTGCGTGCCGACCACGCCGCCGCGGCGCGCGAGCTTGCCACGATGAAGGCCGATGCCGCCAACCATGAAAAGCAGGTGCGGATGCTGGTCGAAGCGCGCGAACAGCTCTCGCAGCAGTTCGGCGAAGTCGGCAACAAGCTGCTGGGAGAAGCGCAGGAGGCATTCCTGCGCCGCGCGAACGAACGCTTTGCGCAGTCCGAAGAGAAGAACGAGGAAAAGATCCGCACGCTGCTGGCGCCGGTCGGCGAACGGCTCAAGACCTATGAGGAGCAGGTGCAGAAGATCGAGGCGACCCGCAGTGAGGCTTATGGCGACCTTAAGGGCTTGATGGATCAGATGCGAGCTGGCCAGCAGCAGGTCCGTGACGAGACCGCACGGTTGGTCAATTCACTTCGCAACGCTCCCAAGGCGCGCGGTCGCTGGGGCGAACAGCAGCTCAAGAACGTTCTCGAAAGCTGCGGGCTGTCGCAACACACCGACTTCATGATGGAAGTCAGCGTCGAATCCGAGGACGGGCGGCTGCGTCCCGATGCGGTGATACGCATTCCGGGTGGACGCACGCTCATTGTCGATGCCAAGGTTTCGCTCAACGATTACCAAGACGCGTTCGAGGCGGAAGACGATCTGGTCAAGTCCACCGCAATGGCGCGGCATTTCCAGTCGATGAAGAATCACGTCAATGCGCTTGGCGGCAAAGCCTATCAAACCCAATTCGGTGACGCGCCCGATTATGTGATCATGTTTGTTCCGGGCGAGCATTTCCTGTCGGCCGCGATGGAGCATGACTCCACGCTCTGGGATTTTGCGTTCGGCAAGAAGGTGTTGATCGCGACGCCGACCAATCTTGTTGCCATTGCGCGGACGGTGGCGAGCGTCTGGCAGCAGGAGGCGCTCGCGGCCAATGCGCGTGAGATCGCCGAACTGGGCAAGGAAATGTACGATCGCCTCGCGGTATCCGCCGAGCATTTGAAGCGCGTCGGATCAGGCCTGTCGAGCGCCGTTGGGCACTACAACAAGTTCGTCGGCAGCTTCGAGCGCAATGTGCTGTCCACTGGCCGCAAGTTCGCCGCGCTCAACATCGAGACCGGCAAGCGCGAGCTGGAAACGATCGACGAGATCGAAGCGCTCCCGCGCTATGGCGATGCTACGCTGATCGAGGCGGGAGAAGGAGTGAAGGACGCGGCGGAGTGA
- a CDS encoding tetratricopeptide repeat protein produces the protein MALTPNKDADAARDNMFMREVDDALRQDQMAGIVQNYGKIILIGIVVVLLALGGWFYYRHATAEAAGERGEELTNALDAVRNNNLSGAANALKPLETADQPGYRAVSQLLAAGIAQEQDNPKAAAATFAKVAADESLPQPLRDLALIRQTAAEYDSLKPADVIARLKPLAVPGNPWFGSAGEMVAIAHMRMNKPDLAGPLFLQLSEDKQVPETIRSRSRQLAGVMGVDAVSDPSKAQGVAEPVTAAGLSAPAAGQ, from the coding sequence TTGGCGCTGACACCTAACAAGGACGCAGATGCCGCGCGCGACAACATGTTCATGCGTGAGGTCGATGATGCCCTGCGGCAGGACCAGATGGCCGGAATCGTTCAGAATTACGGCAAGATCATCCTGATCGGCATCGTCGTTGTGCTGCTCGCTCTGGGCGGCTGGTTCTATTACCGCCATGCCACCGCAGAAGCGGCCGGCGAGCGCGGCGAAGAGCTGACCAACGCGCTGGATGCGGTGCGCAACAACAACCTCAGCGGCGCGGCCAATGCACTCAAGCCGCTCGAAACCGCCGATCAACCGGGCTATCGCGCTGTATCGCAGCTGCTGGCCGCGGGCATCGCGCAGGAACAGGACAACCCCAAGGCGGCAGCAGCCACCTTCGCCAAGGTCGCGGCGGACGAAAGCCTGCCGCAGCCGCTGCGCGATCTGGCGCTGATCCGCCAGACCGCGGCGGAATATGACAGCCTCAAGCCCGCCGATGTCATCGCGCGGCTCAAGCCGCTGGCCGTACCGGGCAATCCCTGGTTCGGGAGCGCAGGCGAGATGGTCGCCATCGCGCACATGCGCATGAACAAGCCCGATCTTGCAGGACCATTGTTTCTGCAACTGTCGGAAGATAAGCAGGTGCCTGAAACCATTCGTTCACGTAGCCGTCAGTTGGCTGGTGTCATGGGCGTCGATGCGGTGAGCGATCCCAGCAAGGCCCAAGGCGTTGCAGAACCTGTCACGGCTGCGGGACTTTCCGCGCCGGCCGCGGGACAGTAA
- a CDS encoding Hpt domain-containing protein: MSYLEAPLINWSTFAEARATLGTDFVRILGYFREDGTKSVDAIEAAMRDKSAARLVLPAHTLKGESWQFGAEQLAMLAEKIEMTARHCVETQQEPDELLEDIVGLRDVFRLSLASLEKEANPLVERRSFGRRTPVAGAAMGAQRSFGRG; the protein is encoded by the coding sequence ATGTCCTATCTAGAGGCGCCGTTGATCAACTGGTCGACCTTTGCGGAGGCGCGTGCCACGCTGGGAACCGATTTCGTGCGCATTCTGGGCTATTTCCGCGAAGACGGCACAAAGTCCGTCGACGCGATCGAGGCCGCGATGCGCGACAAGAGCGCTGCCAGGCTGGTGCTGCCTGCGCACACGCTCAAGGGCGAATCATGGCAGTTTGGCGCCGAGCAGCTGGCGATGCTGGCCGAGAAGATCGAGATGACCGCGCGCCACTGTGTCGAAACCCAGCAGGAACCCGACGAGCTGCTCGAGGATATCGTAGGGCTGCGCGATGTGTTCCGCCTGTCGCTGGCGTCGCTTGAAAAGGAGGCCAACCCGCTGGTCGAACGCCGCAGCTTCGGCCGCCGTACGCCTGTCGCGGGCGCCGCAATGGGCGCGCAGCGCAGCTTCGGGCGCGGCTGA